One Verrucomicrobiia bacterium DNA window includes the following coding sequences:
- a CDS encoding carbon-nitrogen hydrolase family protein, whose protein sequence is MPQRLLLTLATLVAVNLAMANPLPTPVIVSAYQGPSHQHDAAANLQIARNVIAQALARGSRFLVFPERFLSGPASPNAPLSSARSPDDPALQAFIADSTAHDLVVVLGLVRQSGAQRFNSALVLHRGHVLGWHDKILLTPSERADQRLVAGTQVPVFEAHGIRFATPVGADAAHLPIGLAARLQGARLLLTPHADTRSPEPAGGLDRRIRSTHPGLATHLNVAIARASTPATDSPNAPTHSDTFILSPQGSPLAEANPTQTTLLHATLTPDLFHPPIPSAAWEATPTWLRDQLGDLFQSHRRPRDDADLRSWLVNMRLLHNYTDHEIAAATGMPLDEIAASLHSLTDAAATLAPPSPGEPIRVAPYPGGRHPRRGFFDGAVAPQRETKISVFPPWKDGGYVVVDVPEAIFSNLGLTYLAHTHIPTLWDRQGITLERREWEPDGSGGWSAERTLPNRIAFGTRVSPRPDGVRMELWLRNGTAEPLTGLRVQNCVMLGHATGFGEQTLTNKVFDPPFAAVKSPDGNRWILTAWQRCGRAWGNVLVPCLHSDPVFPDCPPGATVRLQGWLSFYEGPDPEPEFLRLLKAGILNAEPDSP, encoded by the coding sequence ATGCCCCAGCGCCTCCTGCTCACCCTCGCGACCCTCGTCGCCGTCAACCTCGCCATGGCCAACCCCCTCCCGACTCCGGTCATCGTCTCCGCCTATCAGGGGCCATCTCACCAGCACGATGCCGCCGCCAACCTCCAGATCGCCCGCAATGTCATCGCCCAGGCTCTGGCCCGCGGAAGCCGGTTCCTCGTCTTCCCGGAAAGGTTCCTCTCCGGTCCGGCCTCTCCCAACGCCCCCCTCAGCAGCGCCCGCTCTCCCGATGACCCCGCGCTCCAGGCCTTCATCGCCGACTCCACCGCCCACGACCTGGTGGTGGTCCTCGGCCTCGTCCGGCAGTCCGGAGCCCAACGCTTCAACAGCGCCCTGGTCCTCCATCGAGGTCACGTCCTCGGCTGGCACGACAAAATCCTCCTCACCCCGTCCGAACGGGCGGACCAGCGCCTGGTCGCGGGAACCCAGGTGCCCGTCTTCGAAGCGCATGGGATCCGCTTCGCAACTCCCGTCGGAGCCGACGCTGCCCATCTCCCGATCGGCCTTGCCGCCCGCCTCCAAGGCGCCCGCCTCCTGCTCACCCCTCACGCCGACACCCGAAGCCCCGAGCCGGCCGGGGGACTTGATCGCCGGATCCGCAGCACCCACCCCGGACTCGCCACCCACCTGAACGTCGCGATCGCCCGCGCCAGCACGCCCGCCACGGATTCCCCGAACGCACCCACGCACAGCGACACCTTCATCCTCAGTCCCCAGGGTTCGCCCCTCGCCGAAGCGAACCCCACCCAAACCACCCTCCTCCACGCCACTCTGACGCCGGACCTTTTCCACCCGCCCATCCCCTCGGCCGCCTGGGAGGCCACCCCGACCTGGCTTCGCGACCAACTGGGTGACCTGTTCCAGTCCCATCGACGTCCCCGCGACGACGCCGACCTCCGCTCGTGGCTGGTCAACATGCGTCTGCTCCACAACTACACCGACCACGAAATCGCCGCCGCCACCGGCATGCCCCTCGACGAAATCGCCGCCTCCCTTCACTCCCTCACTGACGCCGCCGCGACACTCGCACCTCCGTCCCCGGGTGAACCGATCCGGGTCGCTCCGTACCCGGGCGGACGCCATCCCCGGCGTGGATTCTTCGACGGGGCCGTCGCCCCGCAACGCGAGACCAAGATCAGCGTCTTCCCGCCCTGGAAGGATGGCGGCTACGTCGTCGTGGACGTCCCCGAGGCGATCTTCTCCAACCTGGGTCTCACCTACCTCGCCCACACCCACATTCCCACCCTCTGGGACCGCCAGGGCATCACCCTCGAACGACGCGAATGGGAACCCGATGGCTCCGGCGGATGGAGCGCCGAACGTACCCTCCCCAACCGGATCGCCTTCGGCACCCGTGTTTCACCCCGGCCCGACGGTGTCCGCATGGAATTGTGGCTCCGCAACGGCACCGCCGAACCTCTCACCGGCCTGCGCGTCCAGAATTGCGTCATGCTCGGCCACGCCACCGGGTTCGGGGAACAGACCCTCACCAACAAGGTCTTCGACCCCCCGTTCGCCGCGGTGAAATCCCCGGACGGAAACCGCTGGATCCTCACCGCCTGGCAACGATGCGGTCGCGCCTGGGGCAACGTGCTGGTCCCCTGCCTCCACTCCGACCCGGTCTTCCCCGATTGCCCACCAGGAGCCACCGTGCGCCTCCAAGGCTGGCTCTCCTTCTACGAAGGACCGGATCCGGAACCGGAGTTCCTTCGTCTCCTCAAGGCCGGCATCCTCAACGCCGAACCGGACTCGCCTTGA
- the hflC gene encoding protease modulator HflC has protein sequence MKHRILGLGGLVVVFLGVVLGRQVFFTVDEPDQVIITQFGEYKRTIREPGLATKVPFIQLVNRFDRRILSSDAPKAEYLTQDKKRLVADPVTRWRIDNPLLFFKTVRDESGARARLDDLVFSELRREVASHTFDVVIGPKRETIMDNVARTAREKAREFGIEVVDVRIKRADLPQEVQMSVYQRMQAEREREAKRYRSEGEEESAKLRAETDKEKTILLATAQQRASQLRGEGDGAATRIYAEAYGQDPEFYGFTRSLQAYEKFMGTRSTLLLPADSDLFRYLGTPGGANR, from the coding sequence ATGAAGCATCGCATTTTGGGATTGGGCGGGTTGGTGGTGGTCTTTCTTGGCGTCGTGCTGGGGCGGCAGGTGTTTTTCACGGTGGACGAGCCGGACCAGGTGATCATCACGCAGTTTGGCGAGTACAAGCGGACCATTCGCGAGCCGGGATTGGCGACCAAGGTGCCATTCATCCAGTTGGTGAACCGGTTTGACCGGCGGATCCTTTCGAGCGACGCGCCGAAGGCGGAGTACCTGACGCAGGACAAGAAGCGCCTTGTGGCGGACCCGGTGACGCGCTGGCGGATCGACAATCCGCTGTTGTTCTTCAAGACCGTCCGGGACGAGTCCGGGGCACGGGCGCGACTGGACGACCTGGTGTTTTCGGAGCTGCGCCGGGAGGTGGCGAGCCACACGTTCGATGTGGTGATCGGGCCGAAGCGGGAGACGATCATGGACAATGTGGCGAGGACGGCCCGGGAGAAGGCGCGGGAGTTCGGGATCGAAGTGGTGGATGTGCGGATCAAGCGGGCCGACCTGCCGCAGGAGGTGCAGATGAGCGTGTACCAGCGGATGCAGGCGGAGCGCGAGCGGGAGGCGAAGCGATACCGGAGCGAAGGGGAGGAGGAGTCGGCCAAGCTGCGCGCGGAGACGGACAAGGAGAAGACCATTCTGCTGGCGACGGCGCAGCAGAGGGCGTCGCAGTTGCGCGGCGAAGGGGATGGGGCGGCGACCCGGATTTACGCGGAAGCCTACGGACAGGACCCGGAGTTTTACGGGTTCACCCGGAGTCTTCAGGCGTATGAGAAGTTCATGGGAACGCGGAGCACGCTGCTGCTGCCGGCGGATTCGGACCTGTTCCGTTATCTGGGAACACCGGGGGGGGCGAACCGCTGA
- a CDS encoding Gfo/Idh/MocA family oxidoreductase translates to MKPILRGSSRRQFLRQGAVVATGAMVPRWAGRARAAERVEPLNIAAIGVGGMGAGDIAAVAPGNRIVALCDVDGRRAAGTVRQHPDARFFEDFRRMFDAMEQEIDAVVVATPDHTHAVAAMAAIRRGKHVYCEKPLAHSVHEIRALMGAAKEHGVVTQLGNQGHSFDSIRDFCEWIWAGTIGKVHTIHAGCEAVNSGIDQLPRLVERHPVPDGLNWDLWQGPALERPYHPAYLPGSWRGWVPYGNGTVGDWICHVVDPVFWALDLGAPTSVVAEVKGYDPRTQGAAFPKGEIITFEFPARGDRGPVTLRWHSGTERIPKPPEMEGEERGIGTGAVVMGDRGTIVYGSHGAGGVRLVPESRMETFRRPERTLARVPGGHQQDWLRAIRGGTRAGSDFAYGGPLTEVGLLGVIAIKFPGVRLEWDSAAMRFTNHDEANAWVNPPYRAGWTL, encoded by the coding sequence ATGAAGCCCATTCTTCGAGGTTCCTCACGACGGCAGTTTCTCCGACAGGGTGCGGTGGTGGCGACGGGGGCGATGGTGCCGCGCTGGGCGGGGCGGGCGCGGGCGGCGGAGCGGGTGGAGCCCTTGAACATTGCGGCGATTGGCGTGGGGGGGATGGGGGCAGGGGACATTGCGGCGGTGGCGCCGGGGAACCGGATTGTGGCGTTGTGCGATGTGGATGGGCGGCGGGCGGCGGGGACGGTCCGGCAGCATCCGGACGCGCGGTTTTTCGAGGATTTCCGGCGGATGTTCGATGCGATGGAGCAGGAGATCGACGCGGTGGTGGTGGCCACGCCGGACCACACGCATGCGGTGGCGGCGATGGCGGCGATACGGCGGGGGAAGCACGTGTATTGCGAGAAGCCGCTGGCGCATTCGGTCCATGAGATACGGGCGTTGATGGGGGCGGCGAAGGAGCACGGGGTGGTGACGCAACTGGGGAACCAGGGGCATTCGTTCGATTCGATCCGGGACTTCTGCGAGTGGATCTGGGCGGGGACGATCGGGAAGGTGCATACCATCCACGCGGGGTGCGAGGCGGTGAACTCGGGGATCGACCAGTTGCCCAGGCTGGTGGAGCGGCATCCGGTGCCGGACGGGTTGAACTGGGATCTCTGGCAGGGGCCGGCGCTGGAGCGGCCGTATCATCCGGCGTACCTGCCCGGGAGTTGGCGGGGATGGGTGCCGTACGGGAATGGCACGGTGGGGGATTGGATTTGCCATGTGGTGGACCCGGTGTTCTGGGCGTTGGATCTGGGGGCACCGACCTCGGTGGTGGCGGAGGTGAAGGGCTATGATCCCAGGACGCAGGGGGCGGCATTTCCCAAGGGGGAGATCATCACGTTCGAGTTTCCGGCCCGGGGGGATCGTGGGCCGGTGACCCTGCGCTGGCACAGCGGGACGGAGCGGATTCCGAAGCCGCCTGAGATGGAGGGGGAGGAACGGGGAATTGGGACCGGTGCGGTGGTGATGGGCGACCGGGGAACGATTGTGTACGGGTCACACGGGGCGGGCGGGGTGCGGTTGGTGCCGGAGAGCCGGATGGAAACCTTCCGGCGACCGGAGCGGACACTGGCGCGGGTGCCGGGGGGGCATCAACAGGACTGGTTGCGGGCGATCCGGGGTGGGACGCGTGCCGGATCGGATTTTGCGTACGGGGGTCCGTTGACGGAAGTGGGGCTGCTGGGGGTGATCGCCATCAAGTTTCCCGGGGTACGACTGGAGTGGGACAGCGCGGCGATGCGGTTCACGAATCACGACGAGGCGAATGCGTGGGTGAATCCGCCGTACCGGGCGGGATGGACGTTGTGA
- a CDS encoding DUF1501 domain-containing protein — MNPLLEHRLLQTRRQFFGQSGLRLGGVALGWLMAGRLGGLRALASDPAAGRVHPPLPGLPHFPPKAKAMIYLHMNGAPSQIDLWDHKPQLKAHFDQDLPDSVRMSQRLSTMTSGQSRFPVAPSKFAFHQHGQSGRWVSELLPHTAGIVDDLALIKTVHTHAINHDPACTFVMTGSEVPGKASIGSWLAYGLGSESDDLPAFVVLTPAFPSTGNGQALYHRLWGSGFLPGKYSGVALRGIGDPVLYLQNPDGVDRSDRRVMLDALNALNQRSFEAFGDPEIQTRIAQYEMAFRMQASVPDLTDLSGESAETLALYGPKATVSGSYSHSALLARRLVERGVRVVQILHRGWDQHDNLPTALKNQCEDTDQATAGLIRDLKQRGLLDSTLVVWGGEFGRTVYSQGQLTADNYGRDHHPRNFCMWLAGAGVKGGVSYGETDDFSYNIVENPVHVNDINATVLHGLGIDHNRFTFKFQGLDQRLTGVEPQRVVSEVLS; from the coding sequence ATGAATCCCCTGCTCGAACATCGCCTCCTCCAAACCCGCCGCCAGTTCTTCGGCCAGTCCGGACTCCGCCTCGGCGGCGTCGCCCTTGGCTGGCTCATGGCTGGACGCCTCGGCGGTCTCCGTGCCCTCGCCTCCGATCCCGCCGCCGGCCGCGTCCACCCCCCCCTCCCCGGCCTTCCCCACTTCCCCCCCAAGGCCAAGGCCATGATCTACCTCCATATGAACGGGGCCCCATCTCAGATCGATCTCTGGGACCACAAACCCCAGCTCAAAGCCCACTTCGATCAGGACCTCCCCGATTCCGTCCGCATGAGCCAGCGCCTCAGCACCATGACCAGCGGACAAAGCCGCTTCCCGGTGGCCCCGTCGAAGTTCGCCTTCCATCAGCACGGCCAGTCCGGTCGCTGGGTCAGCGAACTCCTGCCCCATACCGCCGGAATCGTGGACGACCTTGCCCTCATCAAGACCGTCCACACCCATGCCATCAACCACGACCCCGCCTGCACCTTCGTCATGACCGGCAGCGAAGTCCCCGGCAAGGCCTCCATCGGCTCCTGGCTGGCCTATGGCCTCGGTTCCGAAAGCGACGACCTCCCAGCCTTCGTCGTCCTCACCCCCGCCTTCCCTTCCACCGGCAACGGACAGGCCCTCTACCACCGCCTCTGGGGCAGCGGTTTCCTCCCCGGCAAGTACTCCGGTGTCGCCCTCCGTGGCATCGGCGACCCCGTCCTCTACCTCCAGAATCCCGACGGCGTGGATCGTTCCGACCGTCGCGTCATGCTCGATGCCCTCAACGCCCTCAACCAGCGCAGCTTCGAGGCCTTCGGCGATCCCGAAATCCAAACCCGCATCGCCCAGTACGAAATGGCCTTCCGCATGCAGGCCAGCGTCCCGGACCTCACCGATCTCAGCGGCGAATCCGCCGAGACCCTCGCCCTCTACGGCCCCAAGGCCACCGTCTCAGGCTCCTACTCCCACTCCGCCCTCCTCGCCCGCCGCCTCGTCGAACGCGGCGTCCGCGTCGTCCAGATCCTCCATCGCGGCTGGGACCAGCACGACAACCTGCCCACCGCCCTCAAGAACCAGTGCGAAGACACCGACCAGGCCACCGCCGGCCTCATCCGTGACCTCAAACAACGCGGCCTCCTCGACTCCACACTCGTGGTCTGGGGCGGCGAATTCGGCCGCACCGTCTATTCCCAGGGCCAGCTCACCGCCGACAACTACGGCCGCGACCATCACCCGCGAAACTTCTGCATGTGGCTCGCCGGCGCCGGCGTGAAAGGGGGCGTCTCCTACGGCGAAACCGACGACTTCAGCTACAACATCGTCGAAAACCCCGTCCACGTGAACGACATCAACGCCACCGTCCTCCACGGCCTCGGTATCGACCACAACCGGTTCACCTTCAAGTTCCAAGGCCTCGACCAGCGCCTCACCGGCGTCGAACCCCAGCGTGTCGTGTCCGAAGTCCTTTCCTGA
- a CDS encoding PSD1 domain-containing protein, translating into MRPAPVSIAAWFFGIVLASGGAIPLPSPGTDTVQFNRDIRPILSDNCFACHGFDPNTRKSRLRLDTPEGAFGTGRSGEVAIRPGDPQGSEVWLRIATDNPNDIMPPPDSHKSLTAEQRELVRRWIEQGARYQQHWAFESPSATPPPADLTATHPIDRFIVADLRTRNLSLQPEADRPTLLRRLSFDLIGLPPTPAEVEAFLADTAPGAYERVVDRLLNSPHYGEQMARHWLDVARYADTHGLHLDNERSIWPYRDWVVNAFNRNLPFDQFTIEQLAGDLLPDPTLDQLVATGFNRNNVTTSEGGSIDAEFIFRYAVDRAATTAQAWMGLTAGCAVCHDHKFDPISAREFYSLYAFFHSSADPAMDGNIRLTKPFLRLKSPEDEARLAEYDELIAAARSRVAAALETIAYTDPATLDPAPPALDVENVWADDAIPEGWKISASPGAPPNFITASDSPVRPFRGDRALRRQDTGRAQDVIEAGPAPLEIPADARLFAHVYLDPNDLPQAIMLQYRTGEWKHRAIWGDYDAIDWGAANTTERVHQGPLPEAGIWVRLEVDASTLGLHRGDRVNGFALTQQGGTVYWDYIGVAGRIDPATDPTRSFLVWTRQFEGKAPRDLPENVRAIFKDTPADQRTEEQQRTLLHHFLSRVSADARPTFEPLLAAVADTRKKRETFEESLPATLVWSDLEDPRESFVMERGAYDRPAEKVEPGVPAFLPPLAPAGSRPTRLDLARWLVRDDHPLTARVTVNRFWQQFFGAGLVRTPDDFGSQGELPSHPELLDWLAVHFPQSGWDVKALVRLFVTSDAYRQSSRVTPELLQRDPENRWLARGPRFRLDAEQLRDNALFVSGLLVPDMGGPGVKPYQPPNIWEPVGFVGSNTREYRQDTGPALYRRSLYTFFKRTAPPPFMAAFDAPNREQSCSGRERSNTPLQALQLMNDVQHFEAARALAERMLVEGGSTPSDRLAFAYRVVLARPPAPEELEIVQHALTTHLHRYSLDPETASRVIHAGESQPRPDLPVHELAAYTLTANLLLNLDETLTRN; encoded by the coding sequence ATGCGCCCCGCGCCCGTGTCCATCGCCGCCTGGTTCTTTGGAATCGTCCTCGCCTCCGGCGGTGCCATCCCCCTCCCCTCCCCGGGGACCGACACCGTCCAGTTTAATCGCGACATCCGCCCAATCCTCTCCGACAACTGCTTCGCCTGCCACGGCTTCGATCCCAATACCCGCAAGTCCCGCCTGCGCCTCGACACTCCGGAAGGCGCCTTCGGCACCGGACGCAGTGGTGAAGTCGCCATCCGCCCAGGAGACCCCCAGGGCAGCGAGGTCTGGCTCCGCATCGCCACCGATAATCCCAACGACATCATGCCGCCCCCGGACTCCCACAAGTCCCTCACGGCGGAACAACGGGAACTCGTGCGCCGCTGGATCGAACAGGGCGCCCGCTATCAGCAGCATTGGGCCTTCGAATCCCCGTCCGCCACCCCCCCCCCGGCCGATCTCACTGCCACCCATCCCATCGACCGTTTCATCGTTGCCGACCTCCGCACCCGGAACCTCAGCCTCCAACCCGAGGCCGACCGCCCCACCCTGCTGCGCCGCCTCTCCTTCGACCTCATCGGCCTTCCTCCAACCCCCGCGGAAGTCGAGGCCTTCCTCGCCGATACCGCCCCCGGCGCCTACGAACGCGTGGTCGATCGCCTCCTCAACTCCCCCCATTACGGCGAACAGATGGCACGCCACTGGCTCGATGTCGCCCGCTACGCCGACACCCACGGCCTCCACCTGGACAACGAACGCTCCATCTGGCCGTACCGAGACTGGGTCGTGAACGCCTTCAATCGCAATCTCCCCTTCGACCAGTTCACCATCGAGCAGCTCGCCGGCGATCTCCTCCCCGATCCCACCCTCGACCAGCTCGTCGCCACCGGCTTCAACCGCAATAACGTCACCACCAGCGAAGGCGGTTCCATCGACGCCGAATTCATCTTCCGCTACGCCGTCGATCGCGCAGCCACCACCGCCCAGGCCTGGATGGGCCTTACCGCCGGTTGCGCGGTCTGCCACGACCACAAGTTCGACCCCATCTCCGCCAGGGAGTTCTATTCCCTGTACGCCTTCTTCCATAGCTCCGCCGACCCCGCCATGGACGGCAATATCCGCCTCACCAAGCCGTTCCTCCGCCTCAAATCCCCCGAAGACGAAGCCCGGCTCGCCGAATACGACGAACTCATCGCCGCCGCCCGGTCCCGCGTCGCTGCCGCCCTCGAAACCATTGCCTACACCGATCCCGCCACCCTCGATCCCGCCCCGCCCGCCCTCGACGTCGAAAACGTCTGGGCCGACGATGCCATCCCCGAAGGCTGGAAAATCTCAGCCAGCCCCGGCGCCCCGCCCAACTTCATCACCGCCTCCGACAGCCCCGTCCGCCCCTTCCGCGGCGATCGCGCCCTGCGCCGCCAGGACACCGGCCGCGCCCAGGACGTCATCGAGGCCGGCCCCGCCCCACTCGAGATTCCTGCCGATGCCCGCCTCTTCGCCCATGTGTATCTCGATCCTAACGACCTTCCCCAGGCCATCATGCTCCAATACCGCACCGGCGAATGGAAGCATCGCGCCATCTGGGGCGACTACGATGCCATCGACTGGGGCGCCGCCAATACCACCGAACGCGTCCACCAGGGCCCCCTCCCCGAGGCCGGCATCTGGGTCCGACTCGAAGTCGATGCCTCAACCCTCGGCCTCCATCGCGGCGACCGCGTCAACGGCTTCGCCCTCACCCAGCAGGGCGGTACCGTGTACTGGGACTACATCGGCGTCGCCGGCCGTATCGACCCGGCCACCGACCCCACCCGCTCCTTTCTGGTCTGGACCCGCCAGTTCGAAGGCAAGGCCCCCAGGGACCTCCCGGAGAATGTTCGTGCCATTTTCAAGGATACCCCCGCCGACCAGCGCACCGAGGAGCAGCAGCGCACCCTTCTCCATCACTTCCTCTCCCGCGTCTCCGCCGACGCCCGGCCCACCTTCGAACCCCTCCTCGCCGCGGTTGCCGATACCCGCAAGAAGCGCGAAACCTTCGAGGAGTCCCTCCCAGCAACCCTCGTCTGGAGCGACCTCGAAGACCCCCGCGAAAGCTTCGTCATGGAACGGGGCGCCTACGATCGCCCGGCGGAAAAGGTTGAACCCGGCGTCCCCGCCTTCCTCCCGCCACTTGCCCCCGCAGGTTCCCGTCCCACCCGCCTCGACCTCGCCCGCTGGCTCGTTCGAGACGACCACCCCCTCACCGCCCGCGTGACCGTCAACCGCTTCTGGCAGCAGTTCTTTGGGGCCGGCCTGGTGCGCACCCCCGATGACTTCGGTTCCCAGGGCGAACTCCCCAGTCACCCCGAGCTGCTCGATTGGCTGGCAGTCCACTTCCCCCAATCCGGCTGGGACGTCAAAGCCCTCGTCCGCCTCTTCGTCACTTCCGATGCCTACCGCCAGTCGTCCCGGGTCACCCCGGAACTTCTCCAGCGCGACCCCGAAAACCGATGGCTCGCCCGCGGCCCCCGCTTCCGCCTCGACGCCGAGCAACTCCGCGACAACGCCCTCTTCGTGAGCGGACTCCTCGTCCCCGACATGGGCGGCCCCGGCGTCAAACCCTACCAACCACCCAACATCTGGGAACCCGTCGGCTTCGTCGGTTCCAATACCCGCGAATACCGCCAGGATACCGGGCCCGCCCTCTACCGGCGCAGCCTCTACACCTTCTTCAAACGCACCGCCCCGCCCCCGTTCATGGCCGCCTTCGATGCGCCCAACCGGGAACAGTCCTGCAGCGGCCGCGAACGCAGCAACACCCCCCTCCAGGCGCTCCAGTTGATGAACGACGTCCAGCACTTCGAAGCCGCCCGCGCCCTCGCCGAACGGATGCTCGTCGAAGGCGGTTCCACACCCTCCGATCGCCTCGCTTTCGCCTACCGCGTCGTCCTCGCCCGCCCCCCGGCCCCCGAGGAACTCGAAATCGTCCAACACGCCCTCACCACCCACCTCCACCGCTATTCCCTCGATCCGGAAACCGCCAGCCGCGTGATCCACGCCGGCGAATCCCAACCCCGCCCCGACCTCCCCGTCCACGAACTCGCCGCCTACACCCTCACCGCCAACCTCCTCCTCAACCTCGACGAAACCCTCACCCGCAACTGA
- a CDS encoding YceI family protein, which translates to MGIGMVVLMAWAGQAAPLTFDFKDAKGVNTVTFNLDAPLEAISGSANGVSGEVRFDPANPGATRGRIVVETATMHVPNPTMKEHMHAKDWMDVATHPTLSFEVESLANVKTSGEVTTADATGKLTIKGVSKTVTIPVRLTYLKDRLGARSNGRMQGDLLVVRASFTIQRSDFGINPKAPTDKVSEEVELSLSVAGAAPRAG; encoded by the coding sequence ATGGGAATCGGGATGGTGGTGCTGATGGCCTGGGCGGGCCAGGCGGCGCCGTTGACGTTCGACTTCAAGGATGCCAAGGGGGTGAACACTGTGACGTTCAACCTGGACGCCCCGCTGGAGGCCATCAGCGGTTCCGCCAACGGTGTCTCGGGAGAGGTCCGGTTCGATCCGGCCAATCCTGGTGCCACCCGGGGACGGATCGTTGTGGAGACGGCCACCATGCATGTGCCGAATCCGACAATGAAGGAGCATATGCATGCGAAGGACTGGATGGATGTGGCGACGCACCCGACGTTGAGCTTCGAGGTGGAATCGCTGGCCAACGTGAAGACCTCGGGCGAAGTGACGACCGCCGATGCGACCGGCAAGCTCACGATCAAGGGGGTCAGCAAGACGGTGACGATTCCGGTTCGGCTGACGTATCTGAAGGATCGTCTGGGGGCGCGAAGCAATGGGCGGATGCAGGGGGATCTGCTCGTGGTACGGGCCAGCTTCACGATTCAGCGGAGCGATTTCGGAATCAATCCGAAGGCACCCACGGACAAGGTCTCGGAGGAGGTCGAGTTGTCCTTGAGCGTGGCGGGGGCGGCGCCACGGGCGGGTTGA
- a CDS encoding ApaG domain, whose amino-acid sequence MEEASNPPIELPGLRVTVDRVLYHAEAQTPADRPHCFVYFITIHNDSETPVTIVGRKWVVRGDDGQIAALEGDGVVGKTPLVLPGDQFSYNSFHLMQTESAVAEGAYLGVDADGRRVFTRIPAFRMTVPKAGQGRV is encoded by the coding sequence ATGGAAGAAGCTTCGAATCCACCGATTGAATTGCCGGGCCTGCGGGTGACCGTGGACCGGGTGTTGTATCATGCCGAGGCGCAGACTCCGGCGGACCGTCCGCATTGCTTCGTGTACTTCATCACCATTCACAACGACTCGGAGACGCCGGTGACGATCGTGGGACGCAAATGGGTGGTGCGGGGGGACGACGGGCAGATTGCGGCGCTGGAAGGAGACGGGGTGGTCGGCAAGACGCCCCTGGTCCTGCCGGGGGATCAGTTCTCCTACAACAGCTTCCACCTGATGCAGACGGAATCGGCGGTGGCCGAGGGGGCGTACCTCGGGGTGGATGCGGACGGGCGCCGGGTGTTCACACGCATTCCGGCGTTTCGGATGACGGTGCCGAAGGCAGGTCAGGGGCGGGTGTGA